AAGTTGTAGGTGGTACCTCAGAGAGCGAGAGGGGAGAGCCAGCAGTGAGCTCCTCATTCTGCTGGGCCCAGCCCCAGGTCCTGCCTCATCTGTCTGTTCCTGCCTCCCCATTAGACTTGGAGGCAAGGGGTCAGCACAGGGCTGGACAACCTCTAGAAGAAGAGACCCTCCCCAGAAGATAAATACCATCAATATCATCAGGGTACTGGCCAAACATGGCCAGGTAGGGCTCGTAGATGACCGAGCGGAAGATCCACTCCCAGCGGTGCTCGTTCTTCCTCAGGATGCCTTGCCTGGCCACACCAAAGGCCACCATCCACACGgcaaagaggaagaggaagaagaagacaTCTATCATCTGAAAAAGGACAGCAGGCATCAATCAGTGCCCTACTGCAGGTCTGCTGCAAGCCACACATGGATGGCTTTCTGCTCCTAACTTCATCAACATGCATGGTAATAACTGAGCACTCACATTCAGAGAGCTTCAAAAGTATTTATGCCACCATAGAAGCCAGGCGTGTTTTGGAATACAGGATATCCCCCAGTATCAGACAGGCTCCACAAAGGCCAGAACCAGGTGAAAGGACTGTGGCTCACCTCACCCCCTGTGAGGTGAAAGCTTCTGGAAATGCCACTCTGGATGGCTTCCAACCAGCATTTACAGCCCAGACACTCCAGCCAATGATTTCACAAATTTCTAGCACTGTCTGAGAGGCTCCTCACCACCCTGTTTCTCAGGTACTCGTGTGATGGATGTAGTGGAGGACCAAAATCCTCCTCCTGTACCCTCTGTCATCACTCTCTTGTTTGGGGAATACTCAATACTCATGGGAGCAACAGAAATACCACTGAAACATCTGAGGCATGGAAGACAAAAGCTACCAAGAAGCAAATTTCCTCTGCTGTTCTTCAGCCTGATCCTTATTCTTTCCCTTGACACAGAAAAATGCCCTGCTCTTAATTAGGTCCCATTTAAATCTTAATTCATCCTGTTTAGCACATTTAACTTGCTGCCATCATCAAAACACAGGGATTTCATTCTTAAGAAGGGAGGGGGGGGGGTGGGAAAAAAGTGTGACATCATTTATTTAGACTCTCTTGAATAGCTGCCAGAACCTTACCATCCTCTGCAGCATAATAATTTTGGGTCCTAGATTCCTGCTAACTGTGAAAATATGGATGAGCCTCAGGGTAAAAACTATGTAGtccaaacagaaaattactCTCCCGGAATACCAAGAGCTTTCATCAGAGTGAAGCCTGATGGagacagcaagagaaaacaaagagaagccTTGGGTGAATCATGCCAAAATCAGGTAAGAACACACTGCAGCATTGAAATGGAAAGTGGAAAGCAAGTAATTggaaagcagagcacagctaTCCAGGGCCCCATGGCCTCCCCCATCTAATGACAGGTAAACGAGATGCTTAATGCACatcttgttttcattctttcttcctGACATGCATCACCcctgcatttttcctcttctccttaaACTATTAACAGCAAAGAAACTTGTACCTGGAGCTACTCCCACAGCCCTCCCAAACAACCACAATGCAACAAATGCTCCACTGCGCTGAGGACTAAGTTAGAGTTGACTGaacatttgctttggaaaatgtttttccatcACTTCTTTGCTATGGTTTTTAATTGACTCCATGGCATAAAACAGCTTTCTGGGAGATACTGACATTGTTAGGTTGTTGTAGGGACAATCACAGTCCTCTTAAATATAACACAAAGCCCAGGTAGTGATACTAAATAGTCAGTAATAGGAGCCACAGAAAATCCTAAAGATactcctgacttttttttttttttttttttttttttttttttttttttttttttttaaagtcaacaCTTATCAGTGCTTGGAGCCTTCATAAAGGGAATTTCATGAACACATTGCTCCCCAAAATTTCACTACTGGTTGTAGTCAAAACCCACCAAGGAAGCAAAGCTGTAACATGGACAAAAGAGAAGGCACTACTCACCTGAACACAATCCCTGCTATGAAGTAGAAGATTGCAAGAGTATCCATAACATTCCACAGGTCTGAGAAATACTTGCTGCCATTCATGTAccactgggaaggaaaaagatcGTAAAGTTACCACCACACATCACGGTTTTCCTTGCCCAATCAACTTTTTGTCACACAATAGGTAACACCAGGGTTCCAGGTGGCTTTTAATTTCCCCAAAAAGAGGGGTTTAATATATCCAGCAATGCCACATGTTACTGGCAACCTGGGTTTTTTGGGTCTTGGTGTGACCCAGGAAACACTGTGGGGGTGAGGGGGGTCAGTTTAAGGGTAGCTTATGCATCCTGGCTTCTCTCCCTTCACAGAGCTCGTTCACTAACCTGCCTCCGGCTACATGCACGTTCTTTGGGTCCAAGATGCagatttaatttattcttttaattacaTGGCTCTCTATTTCTGAATTGCAAGTCTAGTGAGAATCCCTGCTCACTCACAGACTGActggcactgcagcctggaTCCAAAGTCTGTGCAAGAACCAACTTCCAGAGTCAATTCAGAGATGACTCATAAGGACAAGAAGCTTAATCAGGACAAACCTCTGCCAGGCCTGGAGAAATAAATTGTATCCCCAATcataattcttttaaatttcagttctcATTGACATAATCAAAGCTTTGGAGACTACTACTCAGTGAATCTCTAAATGGCATATCCAGGGAAGGCAATTCTGCCCTTAGTACTTCTATGGGAAATAGAAATCAAAGGGAGTTTTCTCCTAGGTGCTGTCTATGCTCAGTAGCTCCCTAAATCAAACATCTGGGACTGAGGTGCTGATCAGTTCTCTGAATTCCATGCAGTTCCCACTGCTGAGATGTGAAGTGCACAGAAGGGGCTCTGTCCACATTCCTTCTCCGCTGGAGAAAACAGgcctttctttccttcacacCCACCAGTCTACCCACTCACCTGGCTGGAGGCTACCTCCATGTGGCTAAGgagacagcagggaaaaggccTCTCCGATTTCACTATGGCCACGACAGTTCTAAAcatggcactgggagcagctccagctacTTACAGATCCCTGGGACCACCAGAAGTGAAAATAGGGCTGAGCCAGTGGCTTACAGTTCAGAGACTGTTCCCGACCAAGAGCTGATTTCTCCCCAGAACTGGTTATCTGACTGCAGCAGCTACAGTGGGACCCCAGGCAAGCTGCTCTTACTTCTTGCCTTGgatgtgaaaacaaaatctgagatatccctctttttttctttaaatataaaggACACAGACACAATTTTGATGCAGAGTGAGACCAATGCACACATGGTCTATCTCAGGGGAAGCCAGGGAGGAACTCCCCTGAGAAGTTTAGAGGACCGGAAcactgctttgctctctgcttcattttcccctccccaggaaaacagctctgccACCAGAACACTGGCTTGAGACAACTTAAAATCTTCAATAAAGTCTCTGTTTTAGCTGCCTCCACTGCCCAGTTGGTACAGTACGGCCACCAGTTACTAATGGAAATTGCAGCAGTTCTACCTGCTCAGGGTAGTGAGAAAAAGGGACATTGCTAGGAAAACAAGGTTTCTATCCCTAAGGTTTTCCCCAGGACTTTTGGTGGGTATAGACAGGATGTGCAAGGACAGATCCAGAGACACCAGAACCTAAATCAGCAGAAACAAACACTCCATTAGTGTTTTCATGGCAAAAAAGTCTTTTacttttcccccattttcttAGCAAGTAAAGTTGCCATAAACAGGGTTCCGCCCTGACtattaaaaagggaaaacaccACAGCAACATCAGAAATGTCATCTGAGCTCACATAAAAACCGATATTGCGGGGTGGGATGATCCAGCAGATCACCCACAAACACTCATGAGGCAACTCAGGCCTTACAGGAGGGtcagaaagcagcactgcaccAAACCCACTGCTCTGACTCTCCCAGCATCCTCCCACTGCTCTGACCACAGACTGGCAGAGACCAGCGTGCCCAAAACCCACCACATTTCATGTGAAGTGAGGAGAGGATACCAGCTAAGTGGCTGGTTATAAAGGCAGTCCCACATGCTGTTCCCACACCACAGGTAACCCAAAGGTGGTCCCTGATCCTACACTAAACCAGCAGAAACTGTATAGATGAttaaaaactaaacagaaagGCATAAAGATGTGTGGCTTActggtaaaattaaaaataaaggggaTGAAATGTAGAAGAGAGGAAGGGATGACTTAATCTAAAGGTATGCACCAAGCCATATGTGCTAAATCTAACTCTTTATTGTCAACACCCCTGGCAAGCCAAGCATTCCTGTGAAACATGTGCACTGGCCTCAGCTTATCCTCTTggtgcacagacactgcagctACAGGGGCACAAGCAGGAATTAaacatcagaggaaaaaaatccctcactAAGCCCTGAGCATCTCTGCTAGGAAGTGGTTCCCCTGAGCACCAGCCTGCACTGCCTTGGAAGGGGAAAACCACAAGGCTGTGGCTCTAACACTAAACTTTCTGGGGTTGCAAGCGCTGCCTACTTGTCTCACTTCATCACAAAGCAGAATGAAGACCAGCACGTAAAGGATGATCTCCAGGGCCGTGGGTTCCTTCTGGAAATCCATAAGCAACACGTAGGCGAAGAGCAACAGGAAAGCAATGTAGAAGATGACGTTCCAGGAGAAGACCACAAAGGGGGAGGTGAAGAAAGACACATAATATAAGAAGAGTTTCTTACTCTTCTCCACAGgctttttcctgaagaattaaaaaagggaaaaggtcTCAAAGCATAGCTTTTATGCCTGGAAACATTTGTGTTCTTCAAAGCAGAAGTGAGAAGCATGCGAAGTCTAGCTCAGGATGTTACTTTAGAAGTAAAGTATCCAGTGGCCTCAGGCCCTCCAGTAAACTGGTACATCTTCCAccttggatggggcttggagacACCTaggatagtggaaagtgtcccttcTCACggcaggggttggaacaagataaGCCTTAATGTCCCATCCTGCGATTCTATGATCTTAAATCCAAGATCAGAGTGAAACACAAACTGTCAAAAGCTGATTTGGCTTTTTAATACCTTTATCTAAGACTGAACAGCTTCCCCAGAGTGGCTGTGGATTCTCCACCCTTGGAGATATCCAAAACTGGACGCAgtcctgggcaacctgctccagctgaCCCTGTTTGAACACAGAGTTGAATTGGATGGTCTCCACCCAGTCTGACCTGCCATAAGATTCTGCATTTAACTAACTTGCTTTCCCTCTGAAAAATTTTCTCAATAATGAAGAACCAGTTAATTACCTGAATGAGATGAAACCACAGCCtattaaagggaaaaagaacaGGCACATTATGATCTTCCAGTTCTTAGTGTCTCTTGAAATCTCTCCATACCACTGCTTGGACAGGAAATTctgcagggaagaaggaaaCACCCTCACTTGgtctaacagaaaaaaaacccaaaccaaaccaagaacAACAACCCACCTTAGGAATGCTATCTTGGAACAtctgcttttgtaaaaaaaaaaaaaaaattaaaaaaacaaaaaaaaaaaaaaaaaaaaaaaaaaaaaaaaaaaaaaaaaaaaaaaccaacaacaacaccAACTTTgagagatttctgtttcaacaaaacagaaagctttttGCATCAGTAACAGCATGCTGGATCCTTAGGGGAGCCATACTCCCTCTATGTGACGAGTTAAAAATGAGGCTGAGCAGGACTTGACTTGATTGATAAAACACCTATAAACCATTGCATTATATGCAATGCTCGTCCATGCTGGGTGTTACATCCACGCTGTGCATACCCAAAGCAGGAAGCACTTCAGGCAGTCCTTAGTATCCAGTTCATCATGATTTATAGCCCCAAGTCAAGATTTTTTTACTCttgatttgtgtgtgtgggtggAGGAGCCATAGCCCCTGTTAGAACACAAGAGGTACAGTGACATGTTCACCCTCCCTTCACTGCCATTACCTGCACACCTGGCTGGGCAATAAACTGCTGGTCTCTGGCTTCCACTGCTAGCTCCAGACAGTTGCTCCCTCCCCAGGCTTCACAGGAGTaagtcagcagctgctcagccaggTCTTCATCGTTGCTGTAGCATTCGGTGAAAAGCTCTggaagaaagaagcagctcCACACTGAGCTCCAACTTCAATTTCCCACCAACCTGGGTGCAAATATTTTAGTGTAATATTTGTAATATCAAAGCATGTAGACAAGAACCCTTTTCACGttttcagcactgcagcatGACTGTGCATCCCTTTACAACACTACTTCAACTCTGGATACAGAATTCATATCTGGATAAGAAACTAACACTACATGACACAGAGACCATTTAGTTCTGTGCtaaaaaaattgaggaaaaatggaatttctcCTTAAATGGCTCTGTCTTTTAATCTACTTAAATCTACTTGTTTcatccttttttcttaaattccgTTTGGCACTGATCTAATGTATTAAAGCCAGTCCAAAATTAACGGTAGGGTTGAAAAAGTCAGAATCCGATACTTATTCACTGGGAAATGCACAGTTCACTCTGTAGTGTCTTGTTAAATCATCAGGCCTGAGGGATGTAGATACCCTTAAGGTCTATTTAAGCGGTTTTTGCTTTGTGGAATAGGAGATACACTCTGGAAACAGGCGAGATATTTCCAGCACAGCCTTGAGCTGGTCCTTACAAAGTCACAAAACCAACAATCTAGTTTTTACCTAGATTGTTCTCACTCCCCAAAAGTAATCCCACAAATCTTAAGGGTGGCTTTCCCTAACTCTGAATACTACCAGTACTCATGTGGAAAGTTTCCCCTTTTCCATATTCTCCTTCCTGTTTATGGGCACCCTTCTTCAGCCTTGCCAGTAGAGCTAAGTAGCTTTTCTTCCCCATGAAAGACATTCTCCAACTCAAAAAAAATAACCCATTTCACAACACTTCTGAAGCCAAGCCCTAAAGACAGAAAGTTTTAACTGGGAACAAAGGGTGTGGAAGGAATTTCCAAGCAGTAAAATCAAATGCTGagataaaagcaaaatgtaTTTAACGCTGTATATCTAAGTTTTTAATTCCATGGCCTCTGACTCTTCCCAGTACATTTCTAAAGGACTCACAGAGCAGGCACTTACCTACTGCTCTTGTCTCATACTCATTCGCAAGTTCCTCAGACTCGCCAGCAGCATTTATATCATTCTTCACCTTGGCCATGCTTTTGAGGAGCTTACTGGCCCCCAGGGCTGCCAAAGTGCAGCCTCTTGTCTGTGGAGAGAAAGCAAAGTCATGCAAATCCCTCTGAGAAGGGAACGCTATCACAGAATCCTGAAACCACGATGActtgggttgaaaaggaccttaaagaccatttcatcccaaaccccctgccacaggcaaggacacctttcacacctttaaaaaataacctcCAGTTTAAAGCTTCTCAGTTCCCAGTACAGAATTATCTTTTTGATTCTACAATCATTAAATTACTGTCTTATCCAAATTAGAAATTGGATTTCAATCAAACACCTGGAATCAGAGCCCGTCCATGCTGTAGAATGGGTGGGAACTCAGGATCCCAGCTTGAGCACAGATGACACCATACAATGGATGTGCGCAGATGACTCACACACAGCCTTAAGAAATGAAAGTATAAAGTCCACACCCAGACACAAAATGGGCAATATAAACCCACTAAGAGTCATCTTGCAATTATCTCATGTTTGAAGATGGATGTGGAGCCTTCAAAGGCCAATAAACCAAAGAACACAGAACGCCACTGCACTGCCTGCAAAGAGGAATAAAGGAGAACCCAACTTACTTGCTCCCAAATGACTTTGGACAACTCTTTCTTGTTCTGAAGAACTGACCAAATAAACAGAGCTTGCAAGGGGTGCCTTGTGATAGGACACTCCTCCTGAAAGAGAGAGCAAGAACTGAGACCTAAGCTTGCCAAATGTTTTCAACTGGAACAAATCCAAGCCTGGACTCTcctggttttgtattttcttcctttcacagCCACCCCCAACCAACCCCTTCTCTCAGCTCTCTGCCAGTTGTCACAAACTACTCTAAGTTAGGTTATATTTGAGATTTCTATTAAAGCCTTGTATTTGACAAGGAAGAATCTGCCTCCCTGTTTTTCCCGAAGCTGGCATGAAAGAGTATTTGTGCAAAAGGCACTTCCTGCTTTAACCACTGCAGTCCAAATAGCCACATAATAAGTCATTCACGGCAGGATCAAACTGCTCCTCACTCACTGAAAGCTGTATCTCCATCTCATCCTTGCTGTTTTTGTAATCTCTTTTGAAACCTCTGCGGAAATCCTCCACCATCTTCCACACAAAGGTGAGGAGGGCGTCGTTGTAGGAGTTCTTGGCGATCTGCAGGTTCTTAAACACCAGGCTGCTGAAGTTATTGGTGTACAGCTCCCTCAGGACCTCTGTGGTGAGGAACTTGCGCAGATTCAAGCCGTTTTCCAGGAAGAGCCGGACAAACTTGGGCCTGTCTTTCACCAGCGCTGTGAACATCACATCCTGAAGGTCAGCAGACTAGGAcgaaatggaaaagcaaatgttAGGGCTCACGTGAGACGTGTAAATCTTATTTAAGGCCCAACGCGTGGTCGTTGTCACATTTTCATCAGAAtcagggtggggttttttctgtacACCATTGCCTTGGCTAGATGGCCCAGAGCATTTCTGGCATGGGCAGATCACCTTTCCAACCAGTGATGATATAATGGACCATCACGGAATGATGGATCATGGCTttatggaatatcctgagctaGAAAGGATCCACAAGATAGATGGAGTCCAactcctgcctctgcacagacaccccaacaatcccagcctgtgcatccctgtccaaaggctcctggagctctggcaaccttggggctgtgcccattccctgaggagcctgggcagtgcccagcaccctctggggaaagaactttttcctgatcTCCCACCtgaccctcccctggcacagctccagccgttccctggggtcctgtccctgtcacagcagAGATGAGGAAGAAGCAGCTCCCAAGGAGGTCTgacctcctcttctccaggctgaatggAATGTGACAGTCTGTGCAGGAGCAGTAGATACTCTCTTAACAcagtggctgagctgctgggacagtggCTGAGGTGCTGGGACAGTGGCTCCTACTGGGATGTgtccctccccacagctcccagcactcaCTCAGAAGGGGGCTGTACCTCCCAGTTTCGGTCATTGGTGAAGATCTCGTCGCTGGCCAGGTCCAGCTGGttccactccagcagcagcttcagctgccCGTTCCAGTTATCTCTGTCATGCTCGTTGGTGCTGAAAGCTGCAGATGAGGAACAATCTCTGGGTAACAACCAGGCTCATTTATCATCTCTGCTTCTCACACTGCCAGGACAAGACTCCTTCCAAGTGACTTTCCCCAGACTCATGCGCATCTTCCTGAGGGCTGGCGGCTGCTGGAGGCTCAGGGATGTGTTTATGGTCCAGGAGCACCTCATAACCAAGATCAGCACAAGGCTTCCTTCAGGCTGCTCAGTCCTGCACCCTCTACACCTGAGAGATACAGCAGGATTCCCAATGGGGCCCTACCAGCATTCCCAAGGCTCTCCAAAATGCCTTCCCAATTACCTGGTTTGGATCTTTCCCACACTCAGAGACTCCATACTGCTGCTGTAGCCTGCCCACACCCCTTCATCAGAAGAAGACGGGCTCCACACTGTGGCAGGAGCTTAGCTCTAGGGAGATGGCACTGCTCTAAGGAAACCTGTTCTAGAGAATAAATAGCCATCccttttccatttatttttaaatccccaaacaaacccagaaaaacaattACTTGCCTTTGTACAGGGCAAAGGAAATTGCATTGCTCACAATTTCATCTCCAGCTTCTTCTATTTTGATCACTGTCAGTAAATGAGGGCTCTCAAGGACTTCTTTgatctacaaaaaaaaaaaaaaaaagaaaagttgtgtTTCAAAGCTGTCAAGGCTGTTTAGTAGCAGATCTCCTAGAtcctttcaaaaagaaatttgcCACCACATCGTAGCAAAGCTGCTTCTCATCAGTCCTGGGTTCTAACAAATTTAAACAAGCCCAGTAGATAATGAGTTTGATTAAAAGTCACCAAAGGACAACCTTAATTATCctctgaaaatacagcaaataacTGTGTTTCCCCTATGCAGATCATCTTTAACAAGAAAATATAATCTCAGTAATTAGAAGCAATTCTTAAAGTAGAAAAGGTTGTGACAGCTTATGTTCAACTTATGTCAAGCAGTTCAGTTTGTTAGAGAACAGTCTCTACCTCCTTGTGTTTTGTCAAAACCAGATAATTTCTCACATAATGAAGCTCTGTAGAGTTAATTTCATTTTAGCACATAGAAGACAGATAATCTTGGCCACTTCTGATGCAGGAGGAGGTACACTCCGAAACAGCCCAGCAGAAGCTGTGAGGAGTGTGGCCAGACAGGGGAACACTGTCTTCAGCAGCTCCGCAGGGAAGAGATCCTTCTGGAACCTTTTTAGCTTTCCTGTGACCATTCATGGGCTGACTTGATTGCAGCCCACCCAGTGCTTTTGTTCCAGTGCCCAGAGATTCAGGatgttccttttttaaatttacacGGATATAACACAGCAAGGAGCCCTGCGCACCCTGTAGGTATCACCAGATATCAACACCTCTGACTTGGAAATGACCAGCTGCTCCCTCTACCCTCCTCCCGCAGCACCCCACACTCACCCACTTGATCCAgctctcagtctcctcttctgaGAGCCTGGAAATGGTGCGAGGCAGGAACCTGAGCAGGCTCTCCTTGACACAGGAGGAAGCAAGAGTGCCTTCAGCCTCCACCAGGCTGGCAATGACATCAGCAATGCGCCCAGAGCCTTCCACCACCACACAGGGAATCTTGCTCTTGATGGCTACGTTGATGGACTAAGGagacagagggagaggagagcacTTGGAGCAGGACTCCAACTAGAGCCTGCTATTGAGTAAAGAAGCCTAGAGAACAACAGAAACCCACGGTCcacagcagtatttttattattatccaCTGATACATTGCCAGTGACAACTCTTCAACGCATCATTCATCTAATGAGAGGGCCCCACAGAGACTGAGGGTCAGAAATCTGTATCTGCCAAATGTTCATAGACTCACAGAACAACTTgtgttgggagggacctcaaagcACATCTTGTTCTACCCCCTGacgtgggcagggacacttttcactaCACCGTGCTGCTCAGTTTTAAGAGTGGATCAGCAGATCAGGACAATTGCCAAGTGGAAATGGCATTCAGGTCACACAACAGTGCTGCTCAGCTACAGTCACGTCTGGTTTATGGCACAGCATTGCTCAGCTGACACCGATGG
The genomic region above belongs to Sylvia atricapilla isolate bSylAtr1 chromosome 7, bSylAtr1.pri, whole genome shotgun sequence and contains:
- the TRPM8 gene encoding transient receptor potential cation channel subfamily M member 8 isoform X1, with translation MFTALVKDRPKFVRLFLENGLNLRKFLTTEVLRELYTNNFSSLVFKNLQIAKNSYNDALLTFVWKMVEDFRRGFKRDYKNSKDEMEIQLSEECPITRHPLQALFIWSVLQNKKELSKVIWEQTRGCTLAALGASKLLKSMAKVKNDINAAGESEELANEYETRAVELFTECYSNDEDLAEQLLTYSCEAWGGSNCLELAVEARDQQFIAQPGVQNFLSKQWYGEISRDTKNWKIIMCLFFFPLIGCGFISFRKKPVEKSKKLFLYYVSFFTSPFVVFSWNVIFYIAFLLLFAYVLLMDFQKEPTALEIILYVLVFILLCDEWYMNGSKYFSDLWNVMDTLAIFYFIAGIVFRLHSDESSWYSGRVIFCLDYIVFTLRLIHIFTVSRNLGPKIIMLQRMMIDVFFFLFLFAVWMVAFGVARQGILRKNEHRWEWIFRSVIYEPYLAMFGQYPDDIDGTTYNFDHCTFSGNESKPLCVELDANNQPRFPEWITIPLVCIYMLSTNILLVNLLVAMFGYTVGSVQENNDQVWKFQRFFLVQEYCSRLTIPFPFVIFAYIFMVMRKCFKCCCNKESKEPSICCSRNEDNEILAWEAVMKENYLVKINTKASDSSEEMVHRFRQLDAKLSDLRGLLKEISSKIK
- the TRPM8 gene encoding transient receptor potential cation channel subfamily M member 8 isoform X2, producing MIAEGVLGHILETLVSMGSMRHRRNGNFESSRLLYSSMSRSIDVACSDADLANFIQENFKKRECVFFTKDTKSMGNLCKCGYPENQHIEGTQVNTTEKWNYKKHTKELPTDAFGDIQFENLGKRGKYIRLSCDTDSETLYDLMTQHWHLKTPNLVISVTGGAKNFALKPRMRKIFSRLIYIAQSKGAWIFTGGTHYGLMKYIGEVVRDNTISRSSEENVVAIGIAAWGMISNRETLIRTADSDGSYLAHYIMDDLKRDPLYCLDNNHTHLLLVDNGTHGHPTVEAKVRTQLEKYISERVIPESNYGGKIPIVCFAQGGGKETLKSINVAIKSKIPCVVVEGSGRIADVIASLVEAEGTLASSCVKESLLRFLPRTISRLSEEETESWIKWIKEVLESPHLLTVIKIEEAGDEIVSNAISFALYKAFSTNEHDRDNWNGQLKLLLEWNQLDLASDEIFTNDRNWESADLQDVMFTALVKDRPKFVRLFLENGLNLRKFLTTEVLRELYTNNFSSLVFKNLQIAKNSYNDALLTFVWKMVEDFRRGFKRDYKNSKDEMEIQLSEECPITRHPLQALFIWSVLQNKKELSKVIWEQTRGCTLAALGASKLLKSMAKVKNDINAAGESEELANEYETRAVELFTECYSNDEDLAEQLLTYSCEAWGGSNCLELAVEARDQQFIAQPGVQNFLSKQWYGEISRDTKNWKIIMCLFFFPLIGCGFISFRKKPVEKSKKLFLYYVSFFTSPFVVFSWNVIFYIAFLLLFAYVLLMDFQKEPTALEIILYVLVFILLCDEVRQWYMNGSKYFSDLWNVMDTLAIFYFIAGIVFRLHSDESSWYSGRVIFCLDYIVFTLRLIHIFTVSRNLGPKIIMLQRMMIDVFFFLFLFAVWMVAFGVARQGILRKNEHRWEWIFRSVIYEPYLAMFGQYPDDIDGTTYNFDHCTFSGNESKPLCVELDANNQPRFPEWITIPLVCIYMLSTNILLVNLLVAMFGYTVGSVQENNDQVWKFQRFFLVQEYCSRLTIPFPFVIFAYIFMVMRKCFKCCCNKESKEPSICCSRNEDNEILAWEAVMKENYLVKINTKASDSSEEMVHRFRQLDAKLSDLRGLLKEISSKIK